The Arcobacter arenosus region TAAACTTTTAAGCGATGATGCAGTAGAAAATATGAAATCTTTATTTCCATACGTTACATTAATAACACCAAACACCTTTGAAGCAAAGGGTTTATTTAACTTCAATGAAAACAATAATAGTGGAGTTGAAGAGATAAAATCTTTACCTTGTAAAGTTTTAATTAAAAATATAAAAAAAGGAACTCAAAGTATAGATAGATTATATTCAAATGAAAATATCATAGAATTTGAATCTGCTTTTTTGAATTCTGAAAATACCCATGGTACAGGTTGTAGTTTTAGTAGTGCAATAGCCGCTAACATTGCCTTAGGTAAAAACTTAGAAGATGCAATTTCAGTTGCTAATAAATTTGTTTTTGAAGCAATTAAAAATGCCCCTGAACTAGGAAAAGGTAAAGGGCCTATTGCCCACAAAAAAGGATTTGAATGTCTATAAAATTAAATGGATTATATGTTATTAGTGATGATATCTTAACCCCTAAAGAAGTACTATTTGAAAAGATAGAAGAAGCTTTAAAAGGTGGGGCAAAAATTGTTCAGCTAAGAGATAAAAAATCATTAGATGAAGAGATAGAACAATTGGTGATAAACTTAGACGCTTTATGTAAAAAATATGAGGCATTATTTATTTTAAACGATAGAATTAATCTTGCTATAAAACTTCAATGTTCAGGTTTACATGTAGGTAAAAGTGATTACGAAAAAATAGATTATATTAGAGAAAATTTCAAAGGTATTCTTGGTATTTCATGTTATGGTGATTTAAAAACAGCAAAACTTATGGAAGAAAAAGGTGCTAACTACGTTGCCTTTGGATCTTTTTTTGCTTCACCTACTAAACCACAAGCAAAAGTGGTATCAAAAGAGATATTAAAAGAGGCTAAAAAACTATTAAACATTCCAACATGTGCCATTGGAGGAATCACTTTAAAAAATGCAAAAGAATTATTAGAAAATGATGTTGATATGTTAGCTGTTATTAGTGACATATGGAAAAGTGATAGTATTGAAAATAGATGTAATCAATTTTCTAAACTATTTTAATTATAAATGGAAAAAAAAATGAAAGCAATAATATTTATAGCCCATGGTAGTAAAAAAGAGCAATCTAATAATGAGTTTGTAAACTTAATTGAAAAAGTTTCAAAGGAAGATACTAAATATGACTTAAAAAAAGCAGCTTTTTTAGAACTAGCAACTCCTAGCGTCCAAGAATTAGCTGTTGATTTTATAAAAAAAGGTGCTAAACATATTAGTTTTTATCCATATTTTTTAAACTCTGGGAAACATGTATTAGTTGACCTTCCAAATATTATTGAAGATTTAAAAAAAGAGTATCCCCTTATAGAATTAAAATTACTTCCACACTTTGGAAAATCAGAAAAAATCAAAGATATAATCCTTTCTGACATAAACTAAAACATCATAAACTTACATTTTTTTACTACTAATATCTTCTTAAAAATAGAATAATTACAAAAAGGAGTTTATATGTTTAATGATATTGTTTTCACAGCGCTTGGTGCTACAAAAAAGATTAGAAAAAGTGTAAAAAAAGAATTAAAGTCTTTAGAAAAAAAAGGGATGCTAAGAAAAGAAGATTTAAAAGCATTTGTTGATAATCTTGAAGCAGAGGGAAGAATAGAAGATAAAAAGATAAAAAAAGAGATTAGATCAATGTTAAAAGAGATAATCAATGAACTTGGCCTTGCTACAAAAAAAGACCTTCAAAGACTAAAAGTAGAGCTTTTAGAAGAATTAAAAGGTAAATAATTTGAAATGTGACAAATGCAATGAAAAACTAGGGTTTGAATCATTACCATCAAAAATATATTTTGTAAGTGAATTTGATGAACTTATGGCAAAAAGCCGAATATTTTTAATGAAATTAGGTTTAAACCTATTTAAAATTCATGATTTACACTATATAAAAGTTGAGGATACAAAAGAGTTTTTTAAATCAAATATTGATGCAATAAAAAGTCACTTTAATCAAATGTCAGCACAAGATATAAAAGTTTATGTCGATTATGAAAATTTAGGTTTTTCATACAAAATGGTTTTACATGCAAAACCATTACAAAGATATATAAACATGATAGATGATAAAGAGTTTTTTGATGTGATAAATAATCAATCTTTAACTTCGTATTTCCAACCTATAATTGATGTAAATACAAACTCAATTTATGGGTATGAAACTTTAACAAGAGGAGTTAAAGCCGATGGTTCTTTAATCTATCCAGATGAATTATTTGAAAAATCTGCAAGAAATGATATGAACTTCAAACTAGACAGAATGTGTAGAGAAAGTGCTTTAAAAACTGCTGCTACTAAAAAAGTTAATAAAAAAGTATTTATTAATTTTTTACCAACTTCTGTTTATGACCCTGAGTTTTGTTTAAAATCAACTGTTAAATGGGCAAAACAACTAGAAATAGATCCCTCAAACATAATATTTGAAGTTGTTGAAACAGAAAAAGTAACAGACCAAAACCATCTAAAATCTATTTTAGAATATTATAGAAATGAAGGTTTTAAAATAGCATTAGATGATGTTGGAGAAGGTTATTCAAGTTTAAATATGATAATTGAACTAAAGCCTGATATCATTAAAATAGATAGAAATATTATAAAAGATATAGACAAAGATGATTATAAAGTCTCTGTTTATAAAGCATTAGTTAGTTTAGCAAGGGATAGAGGTATTAAAATATTAGCTGAAGGTATTGAAACAGCTTATGAGTTAGAGATAATAAAAGAGATAGGTGTTGACTATCTTCAAGGTTATTATTTTGCTAAACCATTACCTGAACCAATTAGAAAAATTTAGAAGGATAAGTTATAAAATATTTTTCACCATTAAGGGTTTATCAAGTATTTACATTTTTATTAACAATATATTTAGTAATAAAAAGAAAAAAAAGTTTTTTACTACTAAAACCTTTAAAACCTAAAAAGCTAAAGGAGACTATTGTAAAACTAGGAGCTAGTTTTATTAAACTTGCCCAAGTATTAGCTACAAGGTCTGATTTTTTTACAGAAGAGTATCTTAATGAACTAAAAAATCTCCATGACCAAATCCCTCCTATGAATCATAAACAATTTAATGAGGTATACAATATAGCTTTTAAAGATAAAGATATTTTTAAAAGTTTCCAAGAGTCACCTATAGCTTCTGCTTCAATTGGACAAGTTCATGTAGCATATCTTAAAAATGGGAAAAAGGTAGCTGTAAAACTAAGAAGAGTTGGAATAAAAGAACAAGTTTTAGCAGATATAAAAATCATTTCGATTTTTAACTTTTTATTTAAACCCCTATTCTCTTCTTATACAAAAAACTCTATAGAAGCTGTAGTTTCTGAATTTTCAAAAATGATAGTTGAAGAGATTAGTTTAAACCAAGAATTAAAAAATCTTAAAAACTTTAGAAGAGTTTACAAAAAACAAAAAGTTAAATTCCCAAAAGCTTATAAAAAATACTCTTGTGATGATGCGATGGTTATGAGTTTTGAAGAGGGATTTAGATTTGATGATAAAGAAAATATATTTAAAAACAATATTGATTTTAAATCAATAATCTCAAACTTAGTTGACTTTTATACAACTCAAATGTTGATAACTGGATTTTTCCATGCAGACCCACACCCAGGTAACCTATTAGTAAATAAAAAAGGTGAACTTATATTACTTGATTTTGGAATGGTTAAAACTGTACCAAATGACAAAAGAATAGCTATTATTGAGCTTATTAAAGCAGCAAATGAAAAAGATTATGAAACTTATATTAGTGCAAGTAAAAAACTAGGAACAATTGCATATGAAGCACCAACAAGTGAATTAGCAGAGTTTACTTCAAAAATGTTTGATATATTTTCAAATGATAATTTAGATAGTGAATCTATGCAAAAGCTTGCCTTTGAAATTCTTGAAACTACAAGAGATTTACCTTTTAAACTACCAAGTGATGCAATTTATATTTTAAGGGTAAGTGCAATTATAGAAGGTCTTGGCACAACATATATAGAAAACTTTAACGGGGTAAAAGACATTTTGCCAATATTGACTCAAAATCTGCCAAAGGCTTTAGGAACTAAAAGTACCATAAGTGAGACAATTATTGCGGAAGCAAAAGAACTACCATTTATCATAAAAGATTTTAAAGTGATGGTAAAAAAAGCTAGTGAAGGAACACTTGAAGTTGAAGTAAGTAGAAACCAGCTTGAGTACATAATCACAAGTTTAAAGAAAGTTCTTAAATCATACGCAATATCTTTTGGTTTTGTTTTAGCTTCTATGTTTTATTTAATGTATGGCTTTGAGCCTAAAGAGATATCAATTGTTTTATTTTTATTAGGATTTATAAGGGTATTTTACAAATGAAAAAAATCAATCTAAATGAAGAGGATAAAAACAGACTTATACAAATGGCCTGGCAAGATAGAACAACTTTTGAAGGTATAAAAAAAGAGTTTGGTCTAACAGAAAATCAAGTTAAAAATCTAATGAGAAAATTAATATCAAAAAATGGCTTTAAAAGATGGAGAAAAAGAGTTCAAGATAGAATAACAAAACATGAAAAAAAAGTTGACTTTAAACCTATTAGATTTAAAGGACCATGGTAAAAACTAAAGAACTACAACTTTATTTCTACCATCATCTTTAGCTTTATATAATGCATCGTCGGCTCTTTTTAAAATTGTACTAGCATCATCTTCTAAATCAAATAATGTTAATCCAAAACTTGCTGTAACAGTTCCCACAGTTTCAAAGCTTTCAGATTCTATTATCTTTTTTAAA contains the following coding sequences:
- the thiD gene encoding bifunctional hydroxymethylpyrimidine kinase/phosphomethylpyrimidine kinase; this encodes MKVVLTIAGSDSSGGAGIQADLKTFENFGVFGASVLTVLTAQNTTGVKSISQIDSNFVREQLEMVFDDFEVAAVKIGMLFSNEIIDTVREFIKNLDIPIVLDPVFVSKAGSKLLSDDAVENMKSLFPYVTLITPNTFEAKGLFNFNENNNSGVEEIKSLPCKVLIKNIKKGTQSIDRLYSNENIIEFESAFLNSENTHGTGCSFSSAIAANIALGKNLEDAISVANKFVFEAIKNAPELGKGKGPIAHKKGFECL
- the thiE gene encoding thiamine phosphate synthase produces the protein MSIKLNGLYVISDDILTPKEVLFEKIEEALKGGAKIVQLRDKKSLDEEIEQLVINLDALCKKYEALFILNDRINLAIKLQCSGLHVGKSDYEKIDYIRENFKGILGISCYGDLKTAKLMEEKGANYVAFGSFFASPTKPQAKVVSKEILKEAKKLLNIPTCAIGGITLKNAKELLENDVDMLAVISDIWKSDSIENRCNQFSKLF
- a CDS encoding sirohydrochlorin chelatase encodes the protein MKAIIFIAHGSKKEQSNNEFVNLIEKVSKEDTKYDLKKAAFLELATPSVQELAVDFIKKGAKHISFYPYFLNSGKHVLVDLPNIIEDLKKEYPLIELKLLPHFGKSEKIKDIILSDIN
- a CDS encoding EAL domain-containing protein, with the translated sequence MKCDKCNEKLGFESLPSKIYFVSEFDELMAKSRIFLMKLGLNLFKIHDLHYIKVEDTKEFFKSNIDAIKSHFNQMSAQDIKVYVDYENLGFSYKMVLHAKPLQRYINMIDDKEFFDVINNQSLTSYFQPIIDVNTNSIYGYETLTRGVKADGSLIYPDELFEKSARNDMNFKLDRMCRESALKTAATKKVNKKVFINFLPTSVYDPEFCLKSTVKWAKQLEIDPSNIIFEVVETEKVTDQNHLKSILEYYRNEGFKIALDDVGEGYSSLNMIIELKPDIIKIDRNIIKDIDKDDYKVSVYKALVSLARDRGIKILAEGIETAYELEIIKEIGVDYLQGYYFAKPLPEPIRKI
- a CDS encoding ABC1 kinase family protein, with amino-acid sequence MKYFSPLRVYQVFTFLLTIYLVIKRKKSFLLLKPLKPKKLKETIVKLGASFIKLAQVLATRSDFFTEEYLNELKNLHDQIPPMNHKQFNEVYNIAFKDKDIFKSFQESPIASASIGQVHVAYLKNGKKVAVKLRRVGIKEQVLADIKIISIFNFLFKPLFSSYTKNSIEAVVSEFSKMIVEEISLNQELKNLKNFRRVYKKQKVKFPKAYKKYSCDDAMVMSFEEGFRFDDKENIFKNNIDFKSIISNLVDFYTTQMLITGFFHADPHPGNLLVNKKGELILLDFGMVKTVPNDKRIAIIELIKAANEKDYETYISASKKLGTIAYEAPTSELAEFTSKMFDIFSNDNLDSESMQKLAFEILETTRDLPFKLPSDAIYILRVSAIIEGLGTTYIENFNGVKDILPILTQNLPKALGTKSTISETIIAEAKELPFIIKDFKVMVKKASEGTLEVEVSRNQLEYIITSLKKVLKSYAISFGFVLASMFYLMYGFEPKEISIVLFLLGFIRVFYK
- a CDS encoding TIGR03643 family protein, with amino-acid sequence MKKINLNEEDKNRLIQMAWQDRTTFEGIKKEFGLTENQVKNLMRKLISKNGFKRWRKRVQDRITKHEKKVDFKPIRFKGPW